The Erinaceus europaeus chromosome 4, mEriEur2.1, whole genome shotgun sequence genomic sequence TATGAATATATTTAAGGAACATGAAAACATTAATCAGAAGTAGTATATACACTTCCGTGTTCATCACTAAATTATtcacaatatttaaaatataggAAAAACTCAATTATAGACATCTAGatgaagaagttatgagatatatattcaatggaatattactctgtcattaaaaatatggTATTGTGATATTTTGGACAAAAAATAAGTGGAACCAGATGTCACAATactgagtgaaataagtagagatgtTTTATACATATGAAGAATTATGTTATAAATTATAAGTTATAAATTATAGGTTTTTATACATATGAAGAATGAAATCAtgtgattttattctttttttaaattttgatttataaaattgaaatatccGCAAGACtaatggataagaggggtacatttccacacaatggtCATCCctggagctccatatccaattccctctcttgatagcttccctattctttatccctctggaagcatggacccaggatgaggcaaaaactagtaaagtcatgaaccccttggaatatacgtaAGATAGACCTACCAGTTTTTTCCAAAGCAGAGATCTAAAAATTATCAGGCTCCTATCTAGGCCTACTTAAGCATAAATGCATAGGGTAGGAAACTGTAATCTTTTTGACAAGTCATCTAGGATATTGTAATGTCATCAACATTGAAGAACTACTGACCTAGAAATCCCCTTGACTCTATGGCAGGAAAAGTCAATGAATTGTTCTCTGTGTGCAACATTTATTTTTGAACATTGTGtaaattttcagtttttcttcCTGTATCTGAAATGATAATATTAGAGGGTATTCAAACTTAATCAGAAATTACTCCTAATTGCATAGTACAGTTAAATCCACTGGACTTACAATTATAAAATTCAATGATTGCAAGAAATTCTGAAGTCATACTTTTATGcctactccaaaaaaaaaaaaacattcctcaCAGCTATTAGTGGCTTCAGAATGTCTAGATCATCATGCATTTAGAAAATTAAATGTCAaatgatataaaataatttaaactatTTGGTTCTTATTATTGTTTATCTGTAAGAAaaagatgatttcaaaagaaagttCAAATGTAAAAATTCTATGATCACTTTAATAAAATGTAAGAACACTATAATATTTAGTACTATACGTGACATATATTAGAGAATTGTATTACTGCAACATTTTCACTTTGATGTTTAATATTTCAAGCTCATATTCCTTAAATATTCCTCAAATGTTGTATTTGCTTGAAATTCTATTTAAGGTAACACAAACATATTAGTTTTATGAGAAAAGCTTCATTATCATTTTTAGTGATCTGTTCTTTGAGCATGTCACAATTCAGCCAAGCATACAAATGTTCTTTCTATTGATAAACCTCAGTAATTAAAACCACTTCCCAGAATGACCTACAAATAAAAGcattctttatttccttattggaaaACACAATTCTTCAAAAGATCTGTTGACACTTTTTTCCCTAAGAAACAGCCAACCATGAAGAttaatctatttttctttattctgctCTTTTGTCTCACAGTTTTACCAGGTaacatggggttatttgttgaatATACTTGTGCTAATAAACCTGAAAAAAATCACTTGCTTCTCATTAACAGCATGGTAATAACATAATATTTTTAATACTAAATGCAATGTGGTACTCTGTagacacagaagaaaaagaagatgtgGTAGGAAAACATGAAATGTGAATATGCTGTTAAATTAGTAGCATTATAATGACTGATTCTTAGTTTTGATAAATTGTGTGTGGTTAGATGTTACTATGAGAGGACATTGGTCATTGCAGCTATTCTGTGAAAATGATCTTAGGGTAAGCAAAATTGTTTACCTAAGAGGATATTTAATTTGTCATGTGTgttacccaagttcaagtctggtcCCTACAGCTCTGGGGGAAGTTTGGTACtgtagtttctttccttctctccctctatgtctctatgccaaaaaaaaaaaaaaaaatcacagaagtgATGATGCCCCAGTGGcaacaaaaatataaatttaaaataaatgagcaAAAATCATAAAATCTATATAATAATCACCTTTATCCTGCAACACTTAGAATTTAattttgcaattttttaaaacatattcaaATGGTAAGAGGTAGCTATATCAGTTTTCAACAAAAATTTGActacctttttcttcttttttttttttttctccagggttattgctggggctcggtgcctgtgctagaaatccactgctcctggagggcctttttttcccattttattgcccttgttttgccattattcttattgttattgttgccattgatgttacttttggataggacagaaagaaatagagagaggaggggagacagagaggcacctgcagacctgcttcaccgcctgtgaagcgaccctcctgccgGTGTGGAGCcggtggctccaaccaggatcctacaccagtccttgtgcttagccacCACTAGATCTTAACCGggtgcgctaccgctggaccccccctttttcttctttttaatatgctTCAGCATACTGTTTCAAATTACTAGAAACTATttgttaatattctttttttgacACTGTAAACAAATCCTGTCCCTACTtgacttttcttaattttttcttatgACCATCCATCAGTCTTGGAGTGTTACAAATCACATGAAACTTAAGGGTTATATGTGATACATAAGATATCATTTTAATGACACTTGTTTCTCCCTCAAGGACTTATCTTCaattgtctatttcttcttattatttaatGTGTAATGATTAATTTTTCATAAATATAATGTAAGTTTTAGAGATCACAGAGTCTACTTATTAAAAGCTTTAAAAGATAAGATCACGTCTACCAAGTGCATAACACTGGTACCAAAATCATATTCAAATGCAGCAACTATCAGAGAAATTGTTTTTGTTTAGACACTATAGAAATCATAATAAAGGGTAGGGGGctgaattaatttattattttagaacAATTATAGAGTGCAAGAAGAAAATCTAAAAATCTATACCTAGTAAGttgataaattattatttatatgttGCAAGTTAACAAAATTCGATACTGCACTCAAAAATCTATCAAGTTATAAGTAATACAATTAGTAATAATTTATATGAATATTAATGTTTTCTACTAGGTCATGCAAAATAGTTATTTAGAATAGTGTGTTATccaatggagaaagaaagggagatacttgtagcactggtTCACTACTTAAGAAGCTTCAATCAAGACTTGGCCCTTGAACTGGAATACTACTGCATAATACAATATATGTTACAGGATGCCCCAAATATCCTGAATTAATCTATAGGGTGAAATTTCCACTTGAATCACTTTGCTTCCCTCTTCATCTTTCTATAAAAGCACCAAATGTCTAGAAGTTAAATACTATTTACCTTCTTCTATTGTCCATTTTTGTCAAGTTGAAAAGTATGTTAATCCCAATaatcattttaatttaaataagacaTCCTATGAATAGATAATAACATAAATTTGTACATTAAATGTAGTCATGATTTTCCCTATTCTCAAAGAAGTTAGAGGCACTCAAAGGTATAAGACAATAACTGGAAAAATCTATGGGTTAATAAGTATTTAAGAGATATCTTCTCATTTTTATATAATTAGTAGGACTTTATGTATTATATGAAAAAGCTCCTTAGCATATTAAATATAGATCATGTAAAAATAATGCTTATGAAATATATTTTGAGGGTAATCTTTTGAAAGTAAAAGgaagattattttctttaaacCAATATTAAAAGACAAAATAGAAGATATTATTTGAGCAGTAAATTtaagaacaaaaataatataTGTTTGATTTATCAGAGTATCACTTCATTAAAACAGTGGTCTTTAGTAAGGGATGACTTTTCGCCCAAAGATTGAGAAGTCCAACACCTGCACACATTTTAGATTGCTATAATTTGTAATATTAACATCTAATATGTAATCCAGAAATGTGattgaacattttaaaatatatatatgacaacacTATTCAGGAAAAAATTGTGCAATTCtgtggcagtgatgcacccagtagacATGCTTGAGGGCTCAAAATCCTGGTCCATTGTAACATgaagcaagcttcatgagtggcaaaaaagtgctgcagatatttctctatctcttcccttctttccctctctttctcccattctgtatttctctgttaccttaaaaaatagaaaagaataaaagaatggaAAACAAGATAGAAATAATGAGAGGGACAAAAGAAGGAAGTAAagcaggaagggagaaaagaaggaaggagagtaattgaaaatggccactgggagtggaagAATCATCCTGCAAGCAAAATCCCAGTAATAGCATAcgtgagaaaacaaaaacaaataaaaagatgggGGGCAGTTCTGAAGGTCCTTAACATCTAGTGTGAAAGTCTAATCTGGCATTACATAGACTGGTATAGAACTTGATTAGGAGTATACTTAATATCCACTGAGGAAAGTGATGCTTGCAAAGAATATCACTAATGCAAAGATTCAAGTTGAGGGATTCTCAGATTTAGAGATCAGAATGAAGACAAAACTCtttttataaagataaaattatataaataatgtaTGAGAAAAGAGATAGTAAAGTCAGTTTAGTGTACATTTATCAAATGGGACAAAACTCCTCTAAAAAAAGTTTATGTTTTTGTCACTGACAGTATTATGGAATTGATCATTGTAAATGCTTTCTAAAAACTGTATAGTAAAAGAGCCAAACTAAATGagtatttttttctgttgtgaATTGTGTCATAGTCTCTATAAGGCTAATTATACTTACAATAGCTCATTCTAATAAAAAGAACTGTATTTTTACACTAGCTATTTATACTGACAATGTGGAACATCTAACTATGAGCCACATATTCAGTAATATGTATCACCACTAACTGTTGAAAATTTAAATGGAATGTCTAGGCCAAAATATGACTTTCGTAGAAATTTATTAAgacaagaaatatttttttattgataaaaaggaaacattgacaaaaccataggataagagggctacaaatcCCCACACTTCTcaacaccagatctctgtatcccatcccctcccctggtagcttccctattctttatccctctgggggtatggacccaaggtcattgtgggacacagaaggtggaaggactagcttctgtaattgctgaacatgggccttgacaggtcaatccatactcccagtctgcctctctttccatagtagggtgggtctgtggggaagcagagctccaggacacatgggtggggtcttcgtctgtccagggaagtctggtcggcatcatgctagcatgtggaacctggtggctgaaaagagaattaacatacaaaccaaacaaattgttgagaaatcatgaacctaaaggctggaatagtttagatgaagagttgggggtcctccattttgtagatagctagtaggcatattttagttatattgcaaagggccacTGGCTGTactagattctttttttccctgagcctacaatctgatatgcaggtagatccaagttattatctggggaggtgatgtcatggctggaaaaggaagagaaagctgagtcaggcaagagagtagctccctaatatgggaaaggggtataaatattgttgactgtaaaccccattgatttgatgtgatctggggcccatattcagcttaggagcctatgtgacctctgcatccctgtagatctgagctcacattctgtggtcatgagtaggaaagacAAGAAATCTTAAACAATGGCAGGAACTAGGGACAAATAGCAAAATAACtataaaattatgaaaatattttaatctgtTCTTTGACTACTACCTGAAAACACTATAATTCTCTTTCATGATTCCGTCTAAATCTAACCATATTAGCAAGTTATATAATAACTTTAAGTCatgtataaagatatatatatatcttaaaatataaagatatatatatcttaaaagacTTCTGTAAACATGATAACCAATGCATAATATGAAGTATTAAATTAACATATTTAAAGTTTGAAGTAGGTCTTGTGTCATTTCAAAACATATCCTTATTTTCCAGTTATCCCCAACTGCcttaaatagtgaacattatGTGAGAGTCTGTCTCCAAGGTACGAAATAAAATATGTATCTTAAATAACTTATTTGAATAAGTCATACAATAGGTATCGATATTACAACTTCTAGTCATACCCATACCCAAATTTTTAATTAATGCTACTATCAGAAAAATGTTAAGCTTGATAACTTAGTTTGGGAAAGAAACCCCAAAATTTCCAAAGGAGTTCTATAACATCAGACAGATTATCTAACAATGTCTATCCTTAACAATTTAGAAAAGTAAAACTAAGCTGCAGTAGAAACCTGTTGTAAAGTAGCtcataagaaacagaaggatgaatacgggatgatctcactctcaggcagaagttgagaaacaagatcagaaaataaaacagaagtagaacctgaaatggaattggcgtatcgccaaagtaaaagactctggggtgggtggttagggagaatacaggtccaagaaggattcagaggacttagtggggtttgtattgttatatgggaaactggggaatgttatgtatgtacaaatgattgtacttactgttgaatgtaaaacattaattccccaataaaaagaaaaatcagagtcaaaacaaaaaagaaacagtattCAGTCTATATGAAGTTTGTGTGAGTGAAGAATAAGAAGTTTGAATACAACTAGATTATTGCAGACACTGCGGTTGACAGAAAATTATGAgtatccttttttccttttacttcaaCTGTCAAGAAACAAACTGGCAGGAGTCGGTTGGtgacgcagctggttaagcgcatgtggcgcaaagcgcaaggaccatcttaaggatcccggtttgagccctaggctccccacctgcaggactcccttcacaggtggtgaaggtctacaagtgtctttctctccctctctctgtcttcccctcctctctccatttctttctgtcctatccaccaacaatgacatcaataacaaaaaagttaaacaagggcagcagaagggaaaataaataaataaataaatatttaaaaattttacaaaagaaaCTGGCATGACTAACTCAAGTCTGAGATACCTTTTTCATTTTCAGCGATTATCATGTACTAAAAGAAAGTACTTTCACCTAAGCTTTCCTTAGTAAGGTATTCATAGTCATATAATTACATTAGgaataaatgtcttttaaaaaaaactatattttttcctcctcctccttctcctgagAACTGCTGAACTTTGACTTAAAATGGTGTTAAGAATAGAAtctagacctcagagcctcaagcatttcAGTCCTTTTTGCATAACGCATAAACTATTGCTCTCTCTACCTTATCCTTTGTACTCAGAACTCATCTAGTAGAGATATATTCACTTTACTTTATAATACTCAAAGACCTAGAttccaatccccagtaccatataGGAAAACACTGTATGACAAATCTATATTGCCTCTCTCACTGTTTCTCCCTATATTCATCTCAAGCTAAAAAGgtaaaaaactaacaaaaatagTTTGTTGTAAGTGGAAAAATCACACAGGCATGGTGAATCATGaacagataaaataataataattattaataataataataataatcaatacaGGTGTGTTAAAGTTAGATGCTAATTTCAgtcattctttccttcttacaGCCAGAAAGAGCTATTCCCAATATGATGAATTGGATTTGACAAGAGAGTGCAGAAAGGGTAATGGTCGATGTAAAGTTGAATGCCAAGAAAATGAAATTAGGATTGCTTTCTGCATAAAATTTGCAACTCATTGCTGCTTAGAGAGGTAGATGACAGAAGACAAGAGACATAAGTTCCAAGAAGAGAGGACAAGATTGCTAACTCTACCCAGCACATTCTTCAAAGCCTATGTATCTCTGTAATATGCTAACAAtttaatcaataaaatttaaacttCAACAATTCTGAAGTGGTTCTAtatcacacacatacagacactgCATTTCTCTTGATCTTTCAATAGCAGAAATAGTCACAATTTATTTTATGGAAGTTTTATGGAAGTCAGAAATGGCTCAAACTTTTAAGTGCCTTGTGTTAAGTAGATACATTTAATATTGTAAGATACCCTAAATTACTATTATGATTATTACTACTAATAAAAGCATAAAAAGTGCATTTCTGAGAAAAAGATTTCCAATAGAattgtgttgttgttttattattatattcatCTTCTTTATGCCTCAGTTCTTCTCAGAAAGTCCATTTACGTTTTCTCCACAACACTTGCAAGGatacatttttatcattttgtttttaatttataagtGTAAAGTTAGCTTCACTTGTAGATTTAGGAATATAATTTGTCAGCTTGTATTCattcaaaattatctttaaagCAATTAACACTTGGAAATAATAAAGCAGAAACACTATTCCCTCTAATCCCAAGTAAAAACCAAATTGTGTTTTGGCAATTTAACAATAGAAAATAATATACTGTGTTGATAAAATGAAAATCAGACATAGATTCAGAAAGAGataaatcaaataatttctagattccacttaatcttttgaattttttttttctctgtcaccttcccttccccctttgcAGGGTGGCCCAGGTCCCCCGTCCTCCGGGTCTCACAGTCTCGTCCATCCTGGCTCCGCTCAGCCCTGTCAAGGGACGCTCTCCTGGCTTGTCCTGGGCGCCAAGCCTCGGAGACTACCCTGGAGGCCACTGGGTGTGCTCCACAGAGGGCCCAGTGCCAGAGTGCCTCTCGACTCTCCCCTCCGATTCCACACCCCTCtctccccactttcttttttttttttcaaatcttttgaatttttattttgtgaTCTAATTCCACTATTTAAGGCATATATGAAAGGTTAGGGTTTATCTTCATAGTTTATACTAATTATTATCTATTACAGTGACAAGCACAGGAaagaatatattttcatatttaaatcAAGTTACTAAATAGATTTCATCACAAGGAACCGTTTAACTTTTAGTTCCTTATTTTAATGAACACATGACTCTCCACAATAAACAACTCTTTAAACATTGAAAAGTTTACATGTTCTTTCACACATCTTAACATCTTCAAATAAACTTTGAATCTTCAGTGTGTTGACTATATGTTTGCTTCATTAGCTCACTctactcatttatttgtttaattttcattatcttaatttttcagttcttttgtattatctttacttatttattggatagagacggccagagattgaaagggatggggaacatagagaaggagagagacagagagacacctgcagccctgcttcaccactcgtgaaactttccccctgcaggtgggaacccaagactcaaacctgggtccctgaacattataacatgtgatctcaaccagatgcaccattccCCAGCCCCTTCTCACTCTACTCATATAAACAGGGCTTCTCAACTTTAGTACTATTCATATTTTGGTACATATACTTGTTTGGTGTGGGAGATGTTCTTTGCATTCTAACTTTAGCAGAAAGTTCTTGCTTGATTTCCTAACATTTACTCACCGAATACTGATAATGTTCCTTCCCCTAATTGTGACTATCAGAAAAGCCTACCTATATTTCCTAAACTAAagcatatttacatatttaagaCAAATCTATTTCAGAATTTATTTCACCTCAATTGCCTtaggaaagaataaattaaatttatttagatACAGTTTGCATCtgcacaggggaagtttcacaaatgatgacctgatagtgcaatatctctcctcctcactatctctttacccctctctgtctcttcccctcaccctctatataaatgaagaaaaatggtctctaggagtggtgaagtagcataggcactgagcccgagTTAACTCTGGTGGAAAGAATGAAATAggtaaaagaacaaagaaagaaagaaaaaggaaggaaggggcagggtggtggcacacctggttgagcgcacatgttacagtgcacaaggacccaggttcaagcctccagtccccaccttcagggaggaaagtttcacaagtggtgaagcagatctgcaagtgtctctctttctctcttcctctctatctcccctaccgtctcaatttctggctgtctctatccaataaataaagataatattcaaattttgcagtccttgctttgataaggttcgctttggagtgagtgagagtactgtaataggaagtaggtgaggagggtatctaagtctaattagataatatttcattaggaactttatactgactcactgcagactattgtgtacttttgctttcaggtatatattttgtcctagtttatggatacatgtgaacatatgttctatctc encodes the following:
- the LOC103127289 gene encoding beta-defensin 110, with amino-acid sequence MKINLFFFILLFCLTVLPARKSYSQYDELDLTRECRKGNGRCKVECQENEIRIAFCIKFATHCCLER